One genomic region from Bos indicus isolate NIAB-ARS_2022 breed Sahiwal x Tharparkar chromosome 17, NIAB-ARS_B.indTharparkar_mat_pri_1.0, whole genome shotgun sequence encodes:
- the MMAA gene encoding methylmalonic aciduria type A protein, mitochondrial isoform X2, translating to MNIPMLLQRPHQHFLKGLVRTPFRCYRFIFHPSPHLGSGVPCAQLLSSPGLHCAKWMLPSNGLTRKLCLQTTLEEHTEGLSDKEQRLVDKLYAGLIQGQRACLAEAITLVESTHSRKKELAQVLLQKVLAHHREQENLNKGKPLAFRVGLSGPPGAGKSTFIEYFGKMLTERGHKLSVLAVDPSSCTSGGSLLGDKTRMTELSRDMNAYIRPSPTRGTLGGVTRTTNEAILLCEGGGYDVILVETVGVGQSEFAVADMVDMFILLLPPAGGDELQVIRISARSGEGITEMWDKMKEFQEVMLVSGELAAKRQKQQKVWMWNLIQENVIEHFRTHPAVREQIPLLEKRVLSGALSPGLAADLLLKAFKSRHE from the exons ATGAATATTCCCATGCTGCTCCAGCGTCCTCACCAGCACTTCCTAAAAGGCCTTGTGAGAACACCTTTCCGATGTTACCGCTTCATCTTTCACCCAAGTCCTCACCTCGGATCTGGAGTCccgtgtgctcagctgctcagttctCCTGGACTTCATTGTGCAAAGTGGATGCTGCCATCGAATGGTTTAACAAGAAAATTATGTCTGCAAACAACCTTAGAGGAACATACAGAAGGGCTTTCTGATAAAGAACAAAGACTTGTGGATAAGCTCTATGCTGGTTTAATCCAAGGCCAGAGGGCCTGTTTGGCGGAGGCCATAACTCTTGTAGAATCAACACACAGCAGGAAAAAGGAGTTAGCCCAGGTGCTTCTTCAGAAAGTATTAGCCCACCACAGAGAACAAGAAAActtaaataaaggaaaaccacTAGCATTTCGAGTgg GATTGTCTGGGCCTCCTGGTGCTGGAAAATCAACCTTTAtagaatattttggaaaaatgcTCACTGAGAGAGGACACAAATTATCTGTGCTGGCTGTGGACCCTTCTTCTTGTACTAGTGGTG GATCACTCTTAGGTGATAAAACCCGAATGACTGAGTTATCTAGAGATATGAATGCGTACATCAGGCCCTCTCCTACTAGAGGCACTTTAGGAGGCGTGACGAGGACCACAAATGAAGCTATCCTTCTGTGCGAAGGAGGCGGGTATGACGTCATCCTTGTTGAAACTGTGG GTGTGGGACAGTCGGAGTTTGCTGTCGCCGACATGGTTGACATGTTCATTTTACTACTGCCACCAGCAGGAGGAGATGAATTACAG GTAATTCGTATTTCTGCCCGAAGTGGAGAGGGGATCACTGAAATGTGggataaaatgaaagaattccAGGAGGTGATGCTTGTCAGTGGGGAGCTGGCTGCCAAGCGACAGAAGCAGCAGAAGGTCTGGATGTGGAACCTCATTCAGGAGAACGTCATAGAGCATTTCAGGACCCACCCCGCAGTCCGGGAACAGATTCCTCTTCTGGAAAAGAGGGTTCTCAGTGGGGCCCTGTCCCCAGGACTGGCAGCAGACCTGTTGTTGAAAGCTTTTAAAagcagacacgaatga
- the MMAA gene encoding methylmalonic aciduria type A protein, mitochondrial isoform X1: MNIPMLLQRPHQHFLKGLVRTPFRCYRFIFHPSPHLGSGVPCAQLLSSPGLHCAKWMLPSNGLTRKLCLQTTLEEHTEGLSDKEQRLVDKLYAGLIQGQRACLAEAITLVESTHSRKKELAQVLLQKVLAHHREQENLNKGKPLAFRVGLSGPPGAGKSTFIEYFGKMLTERGHKLSVLAVDPSSCTSGGSLLGDKTRMTELSRDMNAYIRPSPTRGTLGGVTRTTNEAILLCEGGGYDVILVETVGVGQSEFAVADMVDMFILLLPPAGGDELQGIKRGIVEMADLVAITKSDGDLIVPARRIQAEYVSALKLLRRRSGVWRPKVIRISARSGEGITEMWDKMKEFQEVMLVSGELAAKRQKQQKVWMWNLIQENVIEHFRTHPAVREQIPLLEKRVLSGALSPGLAADLLLKAFKSRHE, translated from the exons ATGAATATTCCCATGCTGCTCCAGCGTCCTCACCAGCACTTCCTAAAAGGCCTTGTGAGAACACCTTTCCGATGTTACCGCTTCATCTTTCACCCAAGTCCTCACCTCGGATCTGGAGTCccgtgtgctcagctgctcagttctCCTGGACTTCATTGTGCAAAGTGGATGCTGCCATCGAATGGTTTAACAAGAAAATTATGTCTGCAAACAACCTTAGAGGAACATACAGAAGGGCTTTCTGATAAAGAACAAAGACTTGTGGATAAGCTCTATGCTGGTTTAATCCAAGGCCAGAGGGCCTGTTTGGCGGAGGCCATAACTCTTGTAGAATCAACACACAGCAGGAAAAAGGAGTTAGCCCAGGTGCTTCTTCAGAAAGTATTAGCCCACCACAGAGAACAAGAAAActtaaataaaggaaaaccacTAGCATTTCGAGTgg GATTGTCTGGGCCTCCTGGTGCTGGAAAATCAACCTTTAtagaatattttggaaaaatgcTCACTGAGAGAGGACACAAATTATCTGTGCTGGCTGTGGACCCTTCTTCTTGTACTAGTGGTG GATCACTCTTAGGTGATAAAACCCGAATGACTGAGTTATCTAGAGATATGAATGCGTACATCAGGCCCTCTCCTACTAGAGGCACTTTAGGAGGCGTGACGAGGACCACAAATGAAGCTATCCTTCTGTGCGAAGGAGGCGGGTATGACGTCATCCTTGTTGAAACTGTGG GTGTGGGACAGTCGGAGTTTGCTGTCGCCGACATGGTTGACATGTTCATTTTACTACTGCCACCAGCAGGAGGAGATGAATTACAG GGCATCAAAAGAGGAATAGTGGAGATGGCAGATCTGGTGGCTATCACCAAATCTGACGGAGACTTGATCGTGCCAGCTCGAAGGATACAAGCAGAGTATGTGAGCGCACTGAAATTACTGCGCAGGCGTTCAGGAGTCTGGAGACCAAAG GTAATTCGTATTTCTGCCCGAAGTGGAGAGGGGATCACTGAAATGTGggataaaatgaaagaattccAGGAGGTGATGCTTGTCAGTGGGGAGCTGGCTGCCAAGCGACAGAAGCAGCAGAAGGTCTGGATGTGGAACCTCATTCAGGAGAACGTCATAGAGCATTTCAGGACCCACCCCGCAGTCCGGGAACAGATTCCTCTTCTGGAAAAGAGGGTTCTCAGTGGGGCCCTGTCCCCAGGACTGGCAGCAGACCTGTTGTTGAAAGCTTTTAAAagcagacacgaatga